Below is a genomic region from Candidatus Margulisiibacteriota bacterium.
TAGCACTGAGCGATACCTGCTTAACAAAAACCCGCTCGCCTGCCCTTACTACAAAATCTCTAAAGGCTTGGCTCGCCGTATGCCTAAAAAGACAGTACAGCATCTGTTCTCTCAATATTAAAGCATCTTTGCCGTAGACTGCTGCAATATCAACAATCAACTGTGCCTGTATTTTCCATATGGATATTAAGTCAGGTAAAACAGTAGCAATCCCCAACGGTCCTATCGGTATTGCCAATGACCCGGATATCATCGCTGCATTAATGGATGCATCTTTAGTAATCTTCCTGCACTTTTCCTCCGGTTTATCGATAACCTTCGGCTGATTACTTGACGGTATTTCAGCTAGAAAATCCAGAATACCATTCACAATTCGAGAACCAGAGTTTTTAAGTTCCTTAACATCAAAATGATCCATGTTTACTCCTTACAACATAATGGGCGCCAGCCCTTTATAGTACACCATTACGGGGACGATATCAATCACAATAATCCGAATAATATATAATAGAAAATAGTGATAGAAAGTCACAGAAGCAGGTTAAAACTTACAAATGCAACTCGATACACCAAGTAATGCCAATAAAAATTGAGGAGCTTCTGAAGATATATTTTCAAACAAACTGTAAAAGGTATTCGTAACGATTCCATTTCGTTTCGAGCAACACTTCGATATCTTGAAGTCGCCGATTGGTATCTTCATAGGTTTTTGGGTCATACATCTGCGCACTGTAGATACTTTGTAATGTTTCTTTCTCAGCTTCCAGTCTTTCAATATCATTTTCAATAGAATCATATTCCTGCTGCTCTTTATACGAGAGCTTTTTTTTCACTGCAATGACTGTCTTTTTTGAAGCTTCGAATTCTATCTGTTTTTCTTCACGTTTCGTTTTTTCGATTTCGGCATCAAGCTCTTTCTTGAAATCAAGATAGTCGGTGTAATTGCCGGGATAGCCGGAAATAGTACCTTTACCGTCAAGGACAAACAGGTTATCGACAATACGGTCCATGAAATAACGATCATGGGAAACCACCAATACACAGCCGGAAAAATCAACCAGAAAATCTTCCAGCACCGACAAGGTTTTGATATCAAGATCATTCGTCGGTTCATCCAAAATGAGAAAGTTCGGGTTAGCGAAAAGTAAAGAAACCAGATGCAACCGTCTTTTCTCGCCCCCGGAAAGTTTGCCGATAGGGTTATAGAAACAAGCCGGCTGAAACAAAAATCGTTGCAATAGTTGAGTCGCGCTTAATGTATTGCCGTCATGCAGAGTAATATAGTTTCCGGACATTTTAATAAAATCCAAAACCTTCATACTATCATCGAGATGAATACTGCGTTGATCAAAATAAGCAAAATGAGTATTATCTCCCTTATCGACCGTTCCTGCATCCCTCGCAAGCGTCCCGGTAATCAGATTAAGAAGGGTAGATTTGCCCGAACCGTTCGCTCCTACCACACCTATCCGGTCACCTTTTTTAAACTTATACGAAAAAGATTTGATAATGGTTTTATCACCGAACGACTTGCTGATGCCGTCAAGTTCAAGGACCTTGCCACCAAGCCTTCTCCCCGCGACTCCCAGCTCAAACATTACATCTTTTTGAAGCTGTTTGCGGTCAAGCATTTCGTGAATGCGGGATGTCCTGGCTTTCTGCTTGGTAGCTCTGGCTTGAGGGCGACGATGCAGCCATTCCACCTCTGTACGAAGAATTGACCTGATCTTATCATCTTGGCGCATCAGTATACGTTCTTCTTCAGCTTTCTTTTCCAGATACTGTGAATAATTCCCCTGGTAGCTGAAAAAACTCTGGTTATTGATTTCATAAATATCGCTACAGACTTTATCAAGAAAATATCGGTCATGGGTTACCATCAAAATAGTCCGTTTCGTCTTTAAAAGCCGGTCTTCCAGCCACTCAATCGTATCGATATCCAAATGGTTCGTCGGTTCATCCAATAAAAGCAGCTCAGAATCGTCAAGCAACGCCTGGGCCAAAGCGACTTTTTTAATCATCCCGCCTGAAAGGGTTTCCATCGTAAGGTCAAGGTCATCGATACTCAGTTGAGCAAGAGTAGATCGGACTTCGTTTTCGTAGTCCCAGGCATTAAGCGCATCCATAAGCTGCATGCACTCGGTCATTCTTTTTTTTGTTTCCTCATTACTTTTCTTGTGAAGGTCAGCACAGCATTTTTCGTATTCTTTGATCGCCTGTATCTGAGGATTATTGCCGCTGAATATATGTTCCAGAACAGTGTTATCAGGATTATAAGAAGGGATTTGCCTCAGGAAGTTCATTCGAAGGTCCCGCTTTTTCATAATCGTTCCGCTTTCGATATTTTCACCACCGGACAGTATTTTGAGCAAGGTCGTTTTGCCGCAGCCGTTAACCCCGACAAGGGCAATCTTCTGCCCTTCGTTAATCCCGAAACTAGCATCTCGGAATAGAAGTTTTGCTCCTTGAGATTTGGATATTTTTTCTACAGATATTAAGTTCATGTCAACTCACTCCAGGACCTTGGACATCTCGTATGAAATGGCACACTATTCTACCACGCTCTCGCTTGTTTGATATAGTAAGTAATGACTCTGGGAAAGGAAATGGAATTATCAGGGTCAACGTAGGTGTGTGATTAATCAGGGGTCCGTATTAACCATATCTAAACCACCATTAATCCTGAGAAACCAACGCATTCATGCTATAATTAGACAAGTCATTCAAATATTTCCTATTAATCCGGGAGAATTCATGAAAATATTTGGGCATCGAATCCATCCTATTATTATCTTAGTTGGGATATTTTTTATTGTTACCCTCGATATTTTTAAGCATTTGCAAGAATTACTTTTTACGTCAGTAACAACAAATAGATCACACATTGTATCCGCGGTTTCGACTTCCCTGATTTTTGGTATCATTACTTTTTTGTGGTTCAAAAAACACAGGGCTCTAGTCAATAAATATAAGACAGCATTAAAGAATAAAGAGATTGCTGAATTTCAGCTTAAAAAGGCAAAAGAATTTTCCGAACAGATCTACGATATCACTCCCGGAGCCATTTTTACTGTTAATAACAATCAAGTTATCACCAGTTGGAACAAACGGGCAGGAGAAATAACCGGCTATAGTGCCCAAGAGATAATCGGAAAACATTGTACTTTTTTTTCACATAATCCCTGTAAAGAGACCTGTGGTCTGCTAAATAATGATGTGGGAAAACCCTACTATAATCGAGAATGTTCAGTCAGGCATAAAAACGGACACCTTCTTCTTATCAGCAAGAATGTAGATATTATCAAGGACAGTTACGGCACAGTTATCGGAGGAATTGAAACTTTTGACGATATAACCCATCGCAGGCTTAATGAAGAACGCATTCTCAGCCTCAATATCGCGGTAGAACAAAGTGCCAACACTATCATCATTACAGATACGGAAGGCCGAATTGAATATGTTAACCGCAAGTTCGCAGAGCTGACAGGATATGGGATTAACGAAGCAATCGGCCAAAACCCGCGTCTACTAAAGTCTGGAGAACACCCCAAAGAATATTATGAATCCTTATGGAATACCATTAAATCAGGAAAACAATGGCGAGGCGAATTTCATAACCAGAAAAAAAATGGAGCCCTATATTGGGAGACGGCTAGTATTGCTCCGATCTTCGATGCTCTAGGGAATATTAGAAGTTACATCGCCATCAAAGAAGATGTTACCGAAAAGAAACATGCTGAAGAGGCGTTACGAGAATCTGAACAAATGTACCGGAATCTTTTTGAGAATGCCGGAGATGGTATCTACATACATGATCTTTCCGGAGAATTCTTAGACGTAAACGAAATTGCCTGCAAAAAGTTGTCCTACAGCAAAAAAGAATTATTGTCTCTAGGGCCAAAAGATCTTATACCGCCTGAAAATGTACAGAATTATCCTGCCCGAGTGAAAGCAATCCTTGAAAACGGTTCTTCCCTATTCGAAAGCATACATGTCACCAAAGACGGACTAAAGATTCCGGTAGAGCTGAACACGCGGTTGATAGAATATAAAGGGCAAAAAGCCGTGCTAGCTATTGTACGGGATATTTCCGAACGAAAACAAATCCAGGAACGTATCCTTAAACTTAATGAAGAGCTGGAAAAGCGCGTTAATGAACGAACAAATCAATTGCTTAAGAGCAATAACGCGCTGATAGAACAAATATATGGATGCATTGTGGTAGAAAAAAATCTTATTAAAGCAAAGGAAGACGCTGAGATCGCCAACAGAGCTAAGAGCACGTTTCTTGCGAACATCAGTCATGAAATACGAACGCCCATGAACGGGATTATCGGAATGACCGAACTGCTCAAGCAGACAGAAATAAACTTGAATCAACAAGAATACGTAAATACTATAATGAGCAGCGCAGAAACTCTATTGAAATTAATAAATAGCATATTAGATATCTCAAAGATTGAAGCAGAAAAAATGTCTATCGAGACAGTCGTCTTTAACGTTAGGGATATGCTCGCAAATATCTACACTCAGATAATATACATGGCAAGTTCACGACACATCGATCTGTTTTTGCCTGTCGATCTGGCGATACCGGAAACCTTAGAAGGAGATTCCTTACGCATTTCCCAAATATTATTAAATCTTTTAGTTAATGCTTTAAAGTTTACAAAAGAAGGTTCGATAACGTTATCAGTACACATGGAAGAACATCCAAGCCATCCTGTAATCATTTTTGAAGTGACAGATACAGGAATTGGTATTCCGGCTGATAGAATAGAGTCAATATTCGAACCTTTCACACAAATCGATTCATCCACGGCTAAAGAGTACGAGGGAACCGGGCTAGGCCTCTCAATTTCAAAAAAACTTGCCGAGATGATGAATGGATCGATTTCCGTTCGGAGCGAAGAGATGAAAGGTTCCGTTTTCACATTTCGCATACCATTGCATATCCCAAATAGCTCTCAGGACGCGATAACGGCACTGGATCAATACTACACGTCAGAAAATCAAAATAAAGCTCTCAAAACCGATATTCACATTCTGGTTGCCGAAGATAACACCACAAACCAGAAAGTTGCCCAGTTGATGATAGAACAAATAGGCTATTCTCCGGTGATAGTTTCGAATGGTTTTGATGCACTCGCCGAACTGGAAAGAAAAACCTATGACCTGTTGCTCCTTGATATTCATATGCCGGTAATGGACGGATATGAAGTCATAAAAAAAATTAGATCCGGAAACAGTCCTAACAACAATATTCACATCATAGCTATAACGGCAAATGTGCTCGAAGGTGAGCGGGAACACTGCATAGCTATAGGAAGTAACGATTATCTAACGAAACCCATACATTACCAAAACTTCAAGAATACCCTTGATAAGTGGATTAATGCCGGGGATAGAGGAAGATATCCCGACCCGTCAGAACCGCAAATACCGGTACAGGTTTTTTCATATGAAGAGCTGTTAAGCCGTATGGGCGGTGACCGGGAGATCGTACGGGAGGTGATTGCCGCCTTTATTGAGGATGGGCCAAATCTCATAGAGAGAGTAAAATCATCAGCTGATCTCTACGATCAAAAGGCACTCAAGATAGCAGCGCATACACTAAAAGGAGCATCCAGTAATATCGGGGGAAGTAATCTCAGTGATTCTGCCTTAGCTCTTGAACAGGCCACCGAATCAGATAATTTGACAGACCTCGAACAAATGGTGCAGAATATAATCAATGATTACGACGTATTAATTTCTAAACTAAAGGAAATGACCTAGCAGCTGCCATGCCAATCGTATTTCGATTGATCGAATAAAGGGAGAACCACAATGAAAATATTGATCGTAGAAGATGATTTTACCAGCAGAAAAATGATGCGTTTGTTGCTAACTCCATATGGAGAAACTGATATATCGACCAACGGTAAAGAAGCTATTGATGTTTTTTCCACTGCCCTTGAGCAAGGAGATAAGTACGACCTCATTTGTCTCGATATTATGCTGCCTGAAATTGATGGTCATAACGTATTAAAACAAATAAGAGCATTTGAAAAAATTCACGGAATTGAAGGTCTTGATGGTGTAAAAGTTATTTTCACTACAGCGCTCGCAGATGCACAGAACGTTCGGAAGGCGTTTTTTGATAACCAGTGTGAGGCTTATCTGGTTAAGCCGATTAATAAGAAAAAACTACTTACTCAGATAGCAAAACTAGGATTTAAAATTTAATCAGCCAGTACCATTATCTGCTTCTATTGTTTTCGAAAAAATTGATAAGTTCTTTTCCTTTTATTGCAACAGGAAGAAGATTATTATTCACTGTATAAAAACGCTGTATCATGCTTGAAGTACCGGACACCTCTTCACACTGCTCCGTAATAGGCAAGCCTATAGTAAAATCCTGATCAAGAGGAAGAATAGTACGCATAAACTGCCCGGCTATAATATTCAGCATTTCGGAGACAGCATCTTTCACACGTTCCTTCTGAAGAGGATTATCTTCACTTGTCAGTCCGTATATACTATTTGTTAGCTCCTTCGCTAAGCTTTCGGTCACGAATATGACCATTTCACCTTTAATTGGTGTTTTGATTTTAATCTTTGAATAATAAAGATGAGCTTCACTTACCGGTAAAAAAGCCATTTTTTCAATATTATTTACAGCCTGTTGCAATAAGGCCCTGCTATCTTTTACAGGTTCAACTATTTCTGGACTATTTTGCTGTTGAGATGCATTTGTATTCCACATAAAACACCACCTTATTCAATAATTATTCCTCTGATAAAAGGAGCTATAGATGCAGGGGAGATCGGTTTGTTGATTACTGCTTTGGCCCCAATACTAAGTAATTCTTTCTCTTTGGTAACAGATCCGGCACTGCTGATAATAAAGACTTTAATATTGGATTTCCCAGGATCGGCTTTTATTTTTTTCAGGAGTTCTTCTCCTGTCAT
It encodes:
- a CDS encoding response regulator; protein product: MKKILIVDDSATARSFIKRCLEIVGLRGCDFLEAENGLQALELMNKNLIDLVFTDYFMPQMTGEELLKKIKADPGKSNIKVFIISSAGSVTKEKELLSIGAKAVINKPISPASIAPFIRGIIIE
- a CDS encoding response regulator, encoding MKILIVEDDFTSRKMMRLLLTPYGETDISTNGKEAIDVFSTALEQGDKYDLICLDIMLPEIDGHNVLKQIRAFEKIHGIEGLDGVKVIFTTALADAQNVRKAFFDNQCEAYLVKPINKKKLLTQIAKLGFKI
- a CDS encoding ABC transporter ATP-binding protein; its protein translation is MNLISVEKISKSQGAKLLFRDASFGINEGQKIALVGVNGCGKTTLLKILSGGENIESGTIMKKRDLRMNFLRQIPSYNPDNTVLEHIFSGNNPQIQAIKEYEKCCADLHKKSNEETKKRMTECMQLMDALNAWDYENEVRSTLAQLSIDDLDLTMETLSGGMIKKVALAQALLDDSELLLLDEPTNHLDIDTIEWLEDRLLKTKRTILMVTHDRYFLDKVCSDIYEINNQSFFSYQGNYSQYLEKKAEEERILMRQDDKIRSILRTEVEWLHRRPQARATKQKARTSRIHEMLDRKQLQKDVMFELGVAGRRLGGKVLELDGISKSFGDKTIIKSFSYKFKKGDRIGVVGANGSGKSTLLNLITGTLARDAGTVDKGDNTHFAYFDQRSIHLDDSMKVLDFIKMSGNYITLHDGNTLSATQLLQRFLFQPACFYNPIGKLSGGEKRRLHLVSLLFANPNFLILDEPTNDLDIKTLSVLEDFLVDFSGCVLVVSHDRYFMDRIVDNLFVLDGKGTISGYPGNYTDYLDFKKELDAEIEKTKREEKQIEFEASKKTVIAVKKKLSYKEQQEYDSIENDIERLEAEKETLQSIYSAQMYDPKTYEDTNRRLQDIEVLLETKWNRYEYLLQFV